In one window of Fictibacillus phosphorivorans DNA:
- a CDS encoding exo-beta-N-acetylmuramidase NamZ domain-containing protein: MKKWGILFTVLMLFSCILPNAQATQRDVEHNKRFKTGLEQLLNHDMRVLKGKKVGLITNPTGVDRNLNSIVDVLYNHPDIELKALYGPEHGVRGSAQAGEYVEFYNDPKTGLPVYSLYGATKKPTPEMLEGIDVLVFDIQDVGTRFYTYIYTMAYAMEAAKENNIPFVVLDRPNPLGGKEVEGPVLDPAYSSFVGLYPIPLRHGMTVGELAKLFNKEFDIDADLKVVEMKGWKRSWSYEDSGLEWVLPSPNMPTKDTALVYPGSALIEGTNVSEGRGTTKPFELIGAPFINGDQLAEKLNKEALPGVSFRAASFTPASSKHAGKLSHGVEIHVKDEKLFQPVMTGITLVKAIHDLYPNDFAFRAEDSRGISFFDLLTGNGWVREYIETGRTVDEIVSRYDQELEDFKDVRKKYLLY; this comes from the coding sequence ATGAAAAAATGGGGAATTCTTTTTACGGTATTGATGCTGTTTTCTTGTATATTGCCCAATGCACAGGCTACTCAAAGAGATGTAGAACATAATAAACGATTTAAGACAGGATTAGAACAGCTGTTGAATCATGATATGAGGGTGTTAAAGGGTAAAAAGGTAGGATTAATCACAAATCCTACAGGAGTAGACCGCAACTTAAACAGCATCGTGGATGTTTTATATAACCATCCCGATATAGAGCTAAAAGCTTTGTACGGACCTGAACATGGAGTGCGTGGAAGTGCTCAAGCTGGAGAATATGTAGAGTTCTACAATGATCCGAAAACAGGTCTTCCTGTTTATAGCTTGTATGGAGCAACAAAAAAACCAACTCCTGAGATGCTTGAAGGAATCGATGTTTTGGTTTTTGATATTCAAGATGTAGGTACTCGTTTCTATACGTATATTTACACGATGGCTTATGCGATGGAAGCTGCAAAAGAGAATAATATACCATTTGTCGTACTAGATCGTCCGAATCCACTAGGAGGCAAAGAAGTAGAAGGGCCAGTATTAGATCCTGCATATTCTTCTTTTGTAGGACTGTATCCCATTCCGTTAAGGCACGGTATGACTGTAGGAGAGCTGGCAAAATTATTTAATAAAGAGTTTGATATTGATGCGGATTTAAAAGTGGTAGAAATGAAAGGATGGAAAAGATCCTGGAGCTATGAAGACAGTGGGCTTGAATGGGTGTTGCCTTCTCCTAACATGCCGACAAAGGATACGGCACTTGTTTACCCAGGCAGTGCACTGATTGAAGGAACGAATGTTTCAGAAGGTCGAGGAACGACTAAGCCGTTTGAGTTGATCGGTGCTCCATTTATTAACGGAGATCAATTAGCTGAGAAATTAAATAAAGAAGCCTTGCCTGGAGTTTCATTTAGAGCAGCCTCGTTTACACCTGCTTCATCCAAACATGCAGGTAAGCTATCTCATGGTGTGGAAATTCACGTAAAAGATGAAAAGTTATTTCAACCTGTAATGACTGGAATCACGCTTGTAAAAGCTATTCATGATCTTTATCCGAATGACTTTGCATTTAGAGCAGAGGATAGTAGAGGAATTTCTTTCTTTGATCTATTAACAGGAAATGGATGGGTTCGAGAGTATATTGAAACAGGACGTACTGTAGATGAAATCGTTTCTCGATATGATCAAGAGCTTGAGGATTTTAAAGATGTAAGAAAAAAATATTTGTTGTATTAA
- the nagZ gene encoding beta-N-acetylhexosaminidase, translated as MFAGVGKAEGISTQHKGNAGLIIAQNMPQLSKGINGETVDLAALLTSKDGTYVEVTDHLIWKSLNKKIATVNNDGLVRLNGKNGTTMIIVTDGKSFDKIGIQVKHGKAEFLKQKNPKYDVISKAIKSMTVQEKVGQMLMPDFRNWKGQPVTEMNDEIRELVKKYHLGGVILFRENVVTTDQTVQLVDEYKKANEDYGLLISIDQEGGIVTRLQSGTDFPGNMALGATRSTEMAESVGHAIGSELHSLGINMNLAPALDVNNNPDNPVIGVRSFGEDPQLVADLGTAYIKGLQNSGMAATAKHFPGHGDTAVDSHLGLPSVPHEKERLLEVELYPFQQAINNNIDAILTAHVTFPKIDPTTVISKKDGTEINLPATLSYEVLTNLVRKEMGFKGVISTDALNMKAIVEHFGPVDTAIRAVNAGTDIVLMPVGLEEVANGLYEAVENGEVTETRLNQSVERLLTLKANRGIYKQVSETPIEEKIGHAEEVVGNQEHKNLENEVARKSITLVKNDNLLPVNKNEVDSVVVIGNTYIENLQQALAAHHSSVDLIKADKPLNSEQLQKVKDADLVVLGTYTSTVSGRLPSSPQMQMVNQVIDAAPGKTTAVGIRNPYDIMAFPEVSAYLAQYSFRDASFRAAAETIFGINNPSGKLPVTIYENGLEQILYPFGHGKSY; from the coding sequence ATGTTTGCAGGGGTGGGGAAGGCTGAAGGTATTTCAACTCAACATAAAGGCAATGCCGGCTTGATCATCGCTCAAAATATGCCGCAACTTAGTAAAGGCATTAATGGTGAAACGGTAGATCTAGCAGCATTGTTAACAAGTAAAGACGGAACATATGTTGAAGTGACAGATCATCTAATATGGAAATCACTGAACAAAAAAATTGCCACAGTAAACAATGATGGACTTGTACGTTTGAACGGTAAGAATGGTACAACAATGATCATAGTTACAGATGGTAAGTCGTTCGACAAGATTGGAATACAAGTGAAACACGGAAAGGCTGAGTTCCTCAAACAAAAAAATCCAAAATATGACGTAATTTCAAAAGCGATTAAATCTATGACCGTTCAAGAAAAGGTTGGCCAGATGCTGATGCCAGATTTCCGTAATTGGAAAGGGCAGCCTGTAACAGAAATGAACGATGAGATCAGAGAACTTGTAAAAAAGTATCACCTTGGTGGGGTTATTCTATTTAGAGAAAATGTAGTCACAACAGATCAGACCGTACAATTAGTCGATGAGTATAAAAAAGCGAATGAAGATTATGGATTATTGATTTCAATCGACCAAGAAGGTGGAATTGTGACACGTTTGCAGAGCGGTACCGATTTCCCAGGAAATATGGCGCTTGGTGCCACAAGATCAACGGAGATGGCGGAATCTGTCGGACATGCTATCGGTTCAGAACTCCATTCACTAGGAATTAATATGAACTTAGCACCTGCTTTAGATGTAAATAACAATCCTGACAACCCTGTCATTGGTGTCCGTTCATTTGGTGAAGATCCACAGTTAGTTGCTGATTTAGGAACTGCTTATATTAAGGGTTTGCAAAACTCAGGTATGGCTGCAACGGCTAAACACTTTCCAGGGCATGGAGACACAGCGGTAGATTCTCACCTTGGTCTACCTTCTGTTCCTCATGAAAAGGAGAGGCTTCTAGAAGTTGAGTTATATCCTTTCCAGCAAGCGATCAATAATAATATTGATGCCATATTAACAGCTCATGTTACCTTTCCTAAGATTGATCCAACGACTGTTATTTCTAAAAAAGATGGAACGGAAATCAATCTTCCAGCCACATTGTCTTATGAAGTATTAACCAATTTGGTGAGAAAAGAAATGGGCTTTAAAGGAGTTATCTCAACCGATGCTCTTAATATGAAAGCCATTGTCGAGCACTTTGGGCCAGTTGATACGGCTATTCGTGCAGTGAATGCTGGTACAGATATCGTGTTAATGCCTGTAGGATTAGAAGAAGTAGCAAATGGACTTTATGAGGCAGTTGAAAATGGCGAAGTTACAGAAACAAGATTGAATCAATCGGTTGAACGTCTATTAACATTAAAAGCGAATCGTGGGATTTACAAACAAGTAAGCGAGACACCAATCGAAGAAAAAATTGGACACGCTGAAGAAGTTGTTGGAAACCAAGAGCATAAGAATTTAGAGAATGAGGTAGCAAGAAAATCAATCACACTTGTGAAGAACGATAACCTTTTACCTGTTAACAAAAACGAAGTCGATTCTGTAGTTGTTATTGGTAATACCTATATCGAAAACCTTCAACAAGCGCTAGCTGCTCACCACTCATCTGTTGATTTGATCAAAGCAGATAAACCTTTAAATAGTGAACAACTGCAAAAAGTAAAAGATGCGGATCTCGTTGTGCTCGGAACTTATACGTCTACCGTATCTGGGCGACTACCGTCGTCTCCACAGATGCAGATGGTAAATCAAGTCATTGATGCAGCACCGGGTAAAACAACAGCTGTAGGGATAAGAAATCCATATGATATTATGGCGTTTCCTGAAGTTTCAGCTTATCTTGCACAATACAGTTTCCGAGATGCTAGCTTTCGGGCAGCAGCAGAAACTATTTTTGGAATAAACAACCCTTCAGGAAAGCTGCCTGTTACGATCTATGAAAATGGTTTAGAACAAATTCTCTATCCGTTCGGTCATGGTAAAAGCTACTAA
- a CDS encoding tyrosine-type recombinase/integrase, with amino-acid sequence MSFNYFENKKKVKKRQPHKRKSEKAIQRDTVQIIFEKFLDSKVKQNLRPSSLNQHVGLYKNISKFHSTQSNSPFYLADITTDFISNWVHWLKHEAKKNDGHAYMPKHAQTVGLSDASIYGKIKYLKTFLGWCIKEDLIKKNPFIKWEGFRRDTINIDILSREEINSLLNVAKMHSKKSFKHFRDYVLLHLLIDCMCRINEALMLAPCDIDNVNRTIIIRSTNAKSRKARIIPLSNKTYRLLIHLIEENIQFESEVDDLVFLSLSGRMLNNNNCLRDFKKYAVEAGIKKRFYIHLLRHSVATHYLSSLGDVESLRKILGHADLRTVLTYAHMADETVAEKHAKSGFFGSENVTSRKRKNNLKKR; translated from the coding sequence ATGTCCTTCAATTACTTCGAGAACAAAAAAAAAGTTAAGAAACGCCAACCTCACAAACGTAAATCCGAAAAAGCCATTCAGCGTGATACTGTACAAATTATCTTTGAAAAGTTTCTTGATTCTAAAGTAAAGCAAAACCTTCGCCCTTCATCCTTAAATCAACACGTTGGCTTGTATAAAAACATAAGCAAATTCCATTCTACACAAAGCAATTCTCCCTTTTATTTAGCTGATATAACAACAGACTTCATTTCAAATTGGGTTCATTGGCTGAAACATGAAGCCAAAAAAAATGACGGTCATGCTTACATGCCTAAACACGCCCAGACAGTCGGTTTATCAGATGCAAGTATTTATGGCAAAATCAAGTACCTCAAAACATTTCTTGGCTGGTGCATTAAAGAAGATTTAATTAAGAAAAATCCGTTTATTAAATGGGAAGGTTTTAGAAGGGATACTATAAATATCGACATACTTTCTCGTGAAGAAATCAACAGCTTGTTAAACGTTGCGAAAATGCATTCTAAGAAATCTTTTAAACACTTCCGAGATTATGTTTTACTTCATTTACTAATTGATTGTATGTGTCGTATAAACGAAGCTTTGATGTTAGCTCCATGTGATATTGATAACGTTAACAGAACTATTATTATCCGTTCAACTAATGCTAAATCACGTAAAGCTCGTATTATACCATTGTCTAATAAGACATATCGCTTGCTGATTCATTTAATAGAGGAAAATATACAGTTCGAAAGTGAAGTTGATGATTTAGTGTTCTTGTCTCTGAGTGGCAGAATGTTGAATAACAACAATTGTTTGAGGGATTTCAAGAAGTATGCTGTAGAAGCCGGAATTAAAAAACGCTTTTATATTCATCTATTAAGACATAGTGTTGCAACCCATTATTTATCTTCTTTAGGTGATGTTGAATCACTTCGAAAAATATTAGGACATGCTGATTTAAGAACAGTACTAACATACGCCCATATGGCTGATGAAACTGTTGCAGAAAAACATGCAAAGAGTGGGTTCTTCGGGTCTGAAAATGTTACTTCACGCAAACGAAAGAACAATTTAAAAAAACGATAA
- a CDS encoding RNA-directed DNA polymerase: MSFKRKVLNIEKLKKIINKNMYNKYFSLKYLIKYGYFDFKYSKGDKDENYILSNLLYKKVFNTDELLMFIEEIQNNIGFKGKETTPIEISIYKNEDERRHFKLPNIYSYISLSIHLNKYKDTYIDILSSSNKSLSNKFYSSTFFKDKVKREENRIGKKHIFKTDIQNFYPSLYTHSIPWILVGKTIAKSNKTNKNEYYNQLDTSIQNCQRGETHGLPTGTFASRLIAEIYMCKFDNIMNKYDYIRYVDDFELPYNDESFKSEFYKDLNKELNNLNLKIKVEKNQVDTFPFQGDNNSAFFFDYFTNQDKNIKNQSKRIYHFIDKCIYKEREGYKGSLKLMFKALKKSILKKNLSQDSFTKLILKKLFNLVLMTPHLSVYFMEFIEKLNLNIIENNLISSIEEIKPQIQMNINRYIELNYNQELYSLLSIFYYLNLYSISDKDILLQIIGNMDDLSSILAFELLIYDENNIDRTLFETIEEKLVNSISWEDEYWLFKYHFFLKINENKKSKNYKVFKEHMYLKYGTGIDKSKFFNQKNMKQVQSPINLLFQQKNSNPDISNFYKFLIDKKINFLKKNLLRN, from the coding sequence ATGTCTTTTAAAAGAAAAGTTTTAAATATAGAAAAGTTAAAGAAAATTATTAACAAGAATATGTATAATAAATACTTCTCATTAAAATACCTTATAAAGTACGGGTATTTTGATTTTAAATATTCTAAAGGTGATAAAGATGAAAATTATATATTATCAAACCTTCTATACAAAAAAGTTTTCAACACCGATGAATTATTAATGTTTATCGAAGAAATACAAAATAACATAGGATTTAAAGGAAAAGAAACAACTCCTATTGAGATATCAATTTATAAGAATGAAGATGAGAGAAGACATTTTAAACTCCCGAATATCTACTCTTATATTTCTTTAAGTATCCATCTTAATAAGTATAAAGATACATATATTGACATACTAAGTTCAAGTAATAAGTCATTGTCAAACAAATTTTATAGTTCAACATTTTTTAAAGATAAAGTAAAGCGAGAAGAAAATAGAATTGGAAAAAAACATATCTTTAAAACTGATATACAAAACTTCTATCCTAGCTTATATACTCACTCTATCCCCTGGATTTTAGTAGGTAAGACAATAGCTAAAAGTAATAAAACAAATAAAAACGAGTATTATAATCAGTTAGATACTTCAATACAAAATTGTCAACGAGGGGAGACACATGGGCTACCTACTGGAACATTTGCTTCACGTTTAATTGCAGAAATATATATGTGTAAGTTTGATAATATAATGAATAAATATGATTACATAAGGTATGTAGATGATTTTGAGTTACCTTATAATGATGAGAGTTTTAAGAGCGAATTTTATAAGGATTTAAACAAAGAATTAAATAATTTAAATTTAAAAATTAAAGTAGAAAAAAATCAAGTAGACACATTCCCTTTTCAAGGGGATAATAATTCAGCCTTTTTCTTTGATTATTTTACAAACCAAGATAAAAATATAAAAAACCAATCAAAAAGAATTTATCATTTCATAGATAAATGCATTTATAAGGAGAGAGAGGGATATAAAGGGTCTCTAAAATTGATGTTTAAGGCTTTAAAAAAGAGTATATTAAAGAAAAATTTATCACAAGATTCTTTTACAAAATTGATATTAAAAAAACTTTTTAATTTAGTTTTAATGACACCACATCTATCTGTATATTTTATGGAATTTATTGAAAAATTAAATTTAAATATAATTGAAAACAATTTGATTTCTAGTATAGAAGAAATAAAGCCACAAATTCAAATGAATATAAATAGATATATAGAATTAAACTATAATCAAGAGTTGTATTCGTTATTAAGTATATTTTATTATTTGAATTTATATTCAATAAGTGACAAGGATATACTCCTACAAATAATAGGAAATATGGATGATTTAAGTTCCATTTTAGCATTCGAACTATTGATTTATGACGAAAATAATATAGACAGAACTCTTTTTGAAACAATTGAAGAAAAACTTGTGAACTCAATATCTTGGGAAGATGAATATTGGCTATTTAAATATCATTTTTTCTTAAAAATAAATGAAAATAAAAAATCAAAAAATTATAAAGTTTTTAAAGAACATATGTACTTGAAATATGGTACAGGAATTGATAAATCAAAATTTTTCAATCAAAAAAATATGAAGCAGGTACAATCCCCAATAAATTTATTATTCCAACAGAAAAATAGTAATCCAGATATCTCTAACTTTTATAAGTTTTTAATTGATAAAAAGATAAATTTTTTAAAGAAGAATTTATTGAGGAATTAG